AGCGCCCGCAGCATATCCGCGCGATCTTCCCGCAGAATGTGGATGGCGCCCAGGTGTTTGGTACCCTGGGGATGGGCTCGAGCTTCCTGAACTATGATGCGTATGTCGGTAACGGCCGCAGCGATAATGCGGGCAAGAGTGACGACAACAGCACCAAGGCCATTGGCGCCAAGCTGTCTTTCCTGTTTCCTCTGCTGAACCATTTTGAGCTCGGCAGCAGCTATTACACTGATGCCCAGGATTCAAAGGAGGGCGGTGAAGAGCTGACCGCCACCGGCTTCCACGGCAAAATGAAGGCCGGCCAGGCCACCCTGCAGTTCGAGGTCGCTAATGGAGAATGGGAGACCACGGAGCGCGAGGGGGCCTACGTCCAGCTGATGTATGATTGGGACAAATATACCTTTGGGGTGCGTGCCGATACCTATGACGAGGATTCCGGCAATTCGGCGAGCAAGAGCGAAATAACCATGAATAGCGTATTCGCGAATTACCATGTGAATAAAGACGTGACGCTGAAGATCGAATTCCATGCGGTCGATAATGAAGACCCCGTGGATGAGGATTACGAAAAGACCATCATCAGTGTGGTGGGCTACCTCGGAAACTAATCGGGAAACAAGAGAAAGGTGAGAATTATCATGAAAAACATGAATGCATGCCTTAAAGGCCTGGCGGCAAGTTTCCTGATGGCGGCGGCCGTGATGCAGGGCGTCGCGCAGGCGGCCGATGTGGCGGTGATCGTCAATCGATCCAATCCGGAGGCGCTCACAATTGAGCAAATCAAGAACATCTATTCAGATCGCGTCACCACCTGGCGCAGTGGACAGAAGATTGAGCTGTATAACCTGCCGGACACCCAGGAGTCCCGTGAAATATTTGCACGGAATGTCCTGGGGATGAGCGGGCAGGCCTCGGCCGCCGCGGAGTCGCAACGTAAAACCAACAATACCCTGAAGAATCCATCCATGACCAAGCGTGAGCGTCTGGTGGTATCGATTGTCGCCCAGAAACGCAATGCGATCGGCTATGTGCCCGCGTATCTGGTGGAAGACAGAAAGGATATTCGCGTGGTCAAGATCCTGAAAGAGGCGGAATAGAGATACGCTGACAATCCGTTAAATCAGCTCGTAATAATAGAGAAGGTGAAGGGCTGCTCCAGTGGTGGGGCAGCCCTTTTTGATAAGCCGGTTTCTGTGAGCGAGCGGGTGCGGAGTGCTGAAACGCTGGCGTGGAATCAGGATGCAGTTAATGATTCTAACCTGAATCAGCTTGCCCGTGCGCCCCCAAGAATCCCGATGCTACTCATCAAACCGCCCGCGTCGTAATCGTCATCGCCATGCGATGTGATGCCCCGGCGCTGAGGGTGTAGGCGTTGTCGAAGGCGTTGCCGGCCTCGACGCAGAGCATGGCGTGATACTGGTCGTTGGGCATATCGGCGAAGGCCTTGGCGCCTTGCTCGCCGGGATTCCAGACGATGGTGGAGTGGCTGTTGTGTTTGTGCATCTCGATCTCGCGGCCGTGGCCGGGGTCTTCGATGACCACGCTGCCGCTGTGATCGAGGAACACGCAATCGAGCGGCGGGGTGATGGTGAGGGTGCTGTTCTGGGTGGCGGCGCCGTCGCGCAGCTTGTCCAGGTAACGAATCCCTTCCAGACCACGGAGCCTGAGCCCCTCCGCCTCGGCGACCCGAAAATAGGTATGCAGGGCCTCGCTGACATTCCAGTCGCGATCACTGAGATTTTCGCCGATCAGCTCGACGTGCAATGCCTCGCCGAGGGTAACCGCAAGCTGTAACTTGAAGTTGTAGGGCCAGACCCTTGCGATCGCCTCATTGGGAGAAAGACACAGCACTACCTGGGTCGCGCCGCCCGGCTGGTCGCTGACGGATTCGATCTCCCATTGCTCGTAGCGGGCAAAACCGTGGCCTTTCTTGTCCTTGTCGCTGGGATGGGCGCCCATTGCGGTGGCGTCATAGGCGCCGAACCAGGGCCAGCACACGGGCACGCCGCCGCGCACGGGTTTGCTGCCGTCATAGACGGCGGTATCGCTGAGCCACAGGGTGTCGACCCCGCCCCTGGGCACATAACTGAGGAGGGTGCCGCCATAGGGCGTCAGTCGGGCGCTGCCGAAGTCGTTAACGATATCGATCATCACCAGCTGGTCGTGTCGGCTGAAGCGGACGTTGGGGTGGGGGAAACGACTCTGTAGCGAAGCAGGCATGTGGAGTTCCAGGTTGTGATGGGTGGTGGAGACGGAGTATTCAGTGTCGCGCCGCCGGGATCAACAGGCTGCGCTAATCTAAATTTTATCCGGCATCGTACTTGGCCAGTCTAAACGGGCGGGGGGTCAGCTTGTTGCTGTTTGTGAAAACCCGGCGGCCCGTTATATTGTTTGCGCATAAATGCAGGCTGCGGGCCTATGCTGTATGCTTTCCTGGTACGTGCTTGATCATCTTTCACTGATCGTTACGGCAACGATTATGTGTCTGGAATGGAATGGAGTGGTTGGAGAAAACTGATGCTGAAAAATTTCTGTGATGCTGTGGTTGCCTCAGGTAGGGGCGGGAAAATTCCTGCGGCGCTGTGGAAAGGCGGATGGACAACGGCGGTCGCTTTATTGTTGGTCGCCTGCGCCAGTACCACAAGCCTGGATCAGGCGACGGATGCCAGCGGGGTTCCGCTGTGGGTCAATCAGGGCAGTAACATCCTCACCTCCAAACAGGGGCGCCGTTTTCACGGTGTGGGTTCGGCCCCCGATCTGGGTGATTTTTCCCTGCAGACCGCCACCGCCGATACACGCGCGCGGCAGGAGATCGCCCGCATTATGGCCTCCTACATCGAGATCGTCTCGCGCGATTTTATTGCCACGGGCGATGCGGCCGAGGTCGGGTTTACCGCACAAAAGGCCGCGCGACAGATGGAACATGTCTCTTCCATTGATCTGACGGGTATTGAGGTGGTGGGTCACTGGCGGGACAAGGATTCCCGAACGATCTATTCCATTGCGGCCGTGGACATGCAGCAGGTGCGTGAGGTGATTAACAAGGCGGCGGAGCTGGATCCCGAATTGCGCGACTTTATCCACCGCGAGGGTGATCGCATTTTTGACCGTATCTCCACCGCGGAAGATTGAACCCAATACCGGCCTAATACCCCCGCAGGCGTCCGTTTGCGGGACAGGCTGTATCCTCGACTAACCCCCGGTCATCGACATGAAGCGCACCACCTGCGAGGGCTTTTCGCCGAACTCGTGGCGTTCCGGCTTCAGGGTGATGGCGAGTCGAATGGCGGCGTGCAGCTCGTCATCCGAGATGCCCGCCCGCAGCAGGGGGCGTAATTCAAATCTATTCTCCTGCCCCAGACACAGATACAGCGTGCCATCCACCGACAGCCGCACCCGGTTGCAGGTCTCGCAAAAGTGTTGCGAGATCGGGGTGATGAAACCGATGCGCAGCCTGGTGCCGGCGACCTGCAGGTAGCGCGCCGGGCCACCGCCCGGCATCACCCCGGGAATCAGTTCAAAACGCTGTTCCAGCCGGGCACGGACCGTTTGCAGGTTTACGTAGTGATCGACGGCGTCCCGGCCCGTGGCGCCCATGGGCATGGTCTCGATGAAGCGCAGGGTGAAGTCGTGCGCGATGCAGAAATCCACCATCGCCTCGACGTCGTCTTCGTTCACGCCTTTCATTACCACCATGTTGATCTTGATGGGGGAAAAGCCGGCGGCCTTGGCGGCCATCAGGCCGTCGATGACCTTGTCGAGCTTGCCGCCGGTGATCTCCTGGAAGCGCTGCGGGTTGAGGGTGTCGAGGCTCACGTTGAGGCGACGCACCCCCCCGTCGTACAGGGCCTGGGCGTGGCGCGCCAGTTTGACCGCGTTGGTGCTCAGGGAGAGGTCTTCGATGCCGGGCAGGTGCTGCAGGCGGGCGGCCAGTGCCGGCAGGTCCTTACGGACCAACGGCTCACCGCCGGTGATGCGTACCCGACGGGTGCCCAGCGCCCCGAAGGCGCGGATCACGCGCTCGATCTCGTCAAAAGTCAGCCAGTGTTCCGGCTCCTCAAAATCCCTGAAACCCTTGGGCAGGCAGTAAAAACAGCGTAGGTCACAGCGATCCGTGACCGACAGACGGACATAATCGATGGAGCGGCCAAAGGGATCGATTAACATTTTGAATCAGATAAAAGAGTAAAGATAAAAGGGGAAAGTAAAAAATATTAGCCCAAGTATAGGCGATTGTTTTTCTTTAATCTTTCCTCTTTGCTCTTTTCCCTACGATCGTCAGATCGTTTGGTAATACAGGTTTTGCGGGTGGTTGGCCTGGGCAAAGAAGAACCAGCGTTCGGCGAGCAGCCCCACGTATTGCACCGCAAAGGCCATCAGCAGCAGCGTCGGGTTGTCGTTGTTCAGGCCCATGCCGAGCAGCAGCAGGGGCAGCGGGAACACCAGCAGCAGGAAGATCCATTTGATGGATCTGACGAAGGCCAGGGATTTACCGTGGAAGAATTCGCGGGTATTGAACGAACCGCCCATGGCGCCCTGCGATTTTTGCTGGATCTTGCTGTGCCGCACGCCGATGGCGGTGCGCAGGCTGGAGCGGTGTTTGATGCGGCGGTTGCGCAACAGGGACGCGCTGCGTGTGACCAGGGCGGCGAGGGTGAGGATGATCGCCCAGGTGCCGAACAGCCCGGTGACCTCGCTGCTGTACTGCGCCGCATAGGCGGTGGCGAGGGTGAAGCCGGAACTCATGCCGAACAGGGTGTAATTGATGGCGGTCAGCGGGGTGTGCCATTCCTGCAGGAATTTCAGGCAGGCATAGATCATGGCGGTGCAGATAAACAGGGCGAAACACAGCACCACGCCGATGATGCCCACCAGCAGGGTGAGGCCGGTCTCTGGCAGGGCGGTGGTGCCAAACACGGTCGGATTCCAGTCCAGATAGTGCAGCAGGGCATACACAAACACGATGCCCATAAAGGCCGGCAGGGCAATGACCTCCCGTGACAGCCAGGAGGTGCGCCACATGGCGGCGGAACGCCAGGCCCGCTCCGGATGCCCCAGGTGGAAAAAGGAGGCGGCCAGCCCGGCCACCAGGAACCCCAGCACCAGCAGGCTGCCCGTGCTGTAAAAGGCGTTGTCCTGCAACGGCAGGGCGCCGAGGTGACTGAAGGTCTCGGCGGTCATCAGCGCCAGGAACAGGCCCTGGCCCGCGCCGATGAGCGTGGTCAAAAAAATCACTGAAAAAGCGGGATGCATAAAAATTTTCTCCGAAAATTTAGGGCAAAGATGAAAGGGCAAAGATTAAAGTAGAAAGGGTTTTCCGTTCCCCTTTTCTTCTGTCCTCTTTTCCCTGACGTTTTATCACCAGCTGGTACTGTCCTCCAGGAAGGGGGCGTTCTTGTCGGTCTCGGGCAGGTGGCCATCCTTCTTGAGCGGATTATCGACACGCGTGAGTTCGTCCGCGTGGATTTTGATCCGGGTCTTACGGCGTGGCAGATAGTGGTTGGCCGGTTGGGTGCCCCACTCGGGCATCAGCGGATAGCCACCGCTCTCGCAGATCGCGCGTGAGACCTCGGATTCCGGGTCGTGCACGTCGCCATACAGGCGTGCCGAGGTCGGACAGGCCAGCACGCAGGCGGGCTTACGTTCGGCCTCGGGAAGGGTCAGGTCATAGATGCGGTCCACGCACAGGGTGCACTTCTTCATCACCTTCTGTTTTTCGTCGATCTCGCGCGCGCCGTAGGGACAGGCCCAGGAGCAGTATTTGCAGCCGATGCACTTGTCGTAATCCACCAGCACGATACCGTCTTCTGCACGCTTGTAGCTGGCGCCGGTGGGACACACCGGGACGCAGGGCGGGTCTTCGCAGTGCAGGCAGCTCTTCGGGAAGTGGATGGTCTCCGTATTGGGGAACTCGCCCACCTCATAGGTCTGTACGCGGTTGAAGAAGGTGCCGGTCGGGTCCTTGCCGTAGGGATTGTCGTCCATCAACGAACCGGCGGCGCCGGAGGTGTTCCACTGCTTGCAGCTGGTGACACAGGCATGACAGCCGACGCACACATTCAGGTCGATGACCAGGGCCAATTGCGTCATGCTTATTTCCTCTTGCCGATGTTGAGCCGGGCCGGTTTTTTGCCCGCAAAATAGCTCAGCCACGATTTGCGCTCAGGCTGGCCGGGGACGGGCAGCATGGTCTCGAACTGTGGTGAGGTGACCTCGGGCTCATTGGGATCGGCCTTGTAGACGCGCACCTGCACGTCATACCAACCGGCCTGCCCGGTGATGGGGTCGGAGTTGGAGAGGTGCTGTCCCGCATCGTGGGCGGGCAGCTCTTCGGAGATCAGGTGATTGAGCAGGAAGCCCTTTTGTGATTCGTTGGCATCGGGCGTGAGGTTCCAGGCGCCGCGGGCCTTGCCGATGGCGTTCCAGGTCCACACGGTGCCGGGTTCCACCGCCTCGGAGAAGCGACACATGCAGCGCACCTTGCCCCACTGGGATTCCACCCAGATCCAGTCGCCGTCGTCAAAGCCGGCGGCCGCCGCGGTCTTCGGGTTCACGTGCAGGTAGTTGTGGGTATGGATCTGGCGCAGCCAGGCATTCTGCGAATCCCAGCTGTGATACATGGCCATGGGACGCTGGGTGAGGGCGTTGAGCGGGTATTTGTGCTTGTCCGTCAACTGGGCCTCCAGCGGCTCGTAATAAAACGGCAGCGGATCGAAATAGGTCTCGATGCGCTTGCGCAGGCGATCCGGTGGCTGTTTGCCGGCGTATTTGCCCTGCGCGCTGAGACGGAACTTCTGCAACACCTCGGAATAGATGTGGATGTTGATGGGATCCGTGTAGCGCGTCAGGTGGTGATGTTGCGCCCATTCCAGGTAACCCTGATTCCAGTTACGCATGTACTGGTAGGACTTGGGCAGCTCGTAATGGAACACGCAATTGTTCTTCTCGTACATCTCCCACTGCTTGGGGTTGGGTTCGCCGCGAATGGATTTTTCGCCACTCTTGCCGCGCCAGCCCGCCAGGAAACCGATGCCGGAACCCGGCTCGGTCTCGAAGTTGGTGATGAAGTCCGGATAATCGCGGAACTTGCGCGAACCGTCTTTGTTGGTGAAGGCGGGAAAACCCAACCGTGAGCCCAGCTCGATCAGCACCTCCTGGAACGGTTTGCACTGCCCCTTGGGCGGCACTACCGGGATGCGCACGGAGTCTACCGGGCCATCGAATTCGGAGATGGGGCGGTCGAGCATGGACATCACGTCGTGACGCTCCAGATAGGTGGTGTCGGGCAGCACCAGGTCGGCAAAGGCCACCATTTCCGATTGGAAGGCATCACAGACGATCAGGAAGGGGATCTTGTATTCGCCATCCTCTTCCTTGTCGTTGAGCATCTTGCGCACTTCCGAGGTATTCATCGACGAGTTCCAGGCCATGTTGGCCATGAAGATCATCAGGGTGTCGATCTTGTACGGATCGCCGCGATGGGCATTGGTGATGGCGTTGTGCATCAGGCCGTGCACCGACAGCGGATATTCCCAGGAGAAGGCCTTGTCGATGCGTACCGCCTCGCCGTTGTCGTCGACGAACAGGTCATTCGGATCGGCCGGCCAGCCCAGCGGCATGCCACCCAGGGGCGTATTGGGTTTGACGCCGTGCGGGCCATTGGGGGTCTTCGGGCAGGGCGGGATCGGCCGAGGGAACGGCGCCTTATGGCGGAAACCGCCGGGGCGATCGATGGTGCCGAGGATGGACATCAGGATCGACAGCGCACGGATGGTCTGGAAACCATTGGAGTGGGCAGCCAGGCCGCGCATGGCGTGGAAGGACACGGGGTTGCCGGTGACCGACTCGTGTTCCCTGCCCCAGGTATCGGTCCAGGCGATGGGCAATTCGATCTTTTCGTCGCGCGCGGTGATGCCCATTTCATGCGACAGGCGGCGGATGGTGTCCACCGGGATGCCGGTGATGTCGGCGGCCCACTC
Above is a genomic segment from Gammaproteobacteria bacterium containing:
- the moaA gene encoding GTP 3',8-cyclase MoaA, yielding MLIDPFGRSIDYVRLSVTDRCDLRCFYCLPKGFRDFEEPEHWLTFDEIERVIRAFGALGTRRVRITGGEPLVRKDLPALAARLQHLPGIEDLSLSTNAVKLARHAQALYDGGVRRLNVSLDTLNPQRFQEITGGKLDKVIDGLMAAKAAGFSPIKINMVVMKGVNEDDVEAMVDFCIAHDFTLRFIETMPMGATGRDAVDHYVNLQTVRARLEQRFELIPGVMPGGGPARYLQVAGTRLRIGFITPISQHFCETCNRVRLSVDGTLYLCLGQENRFELRPLLRAGISDDELHAAIRLAITLKPERHEFGEKPSQVVRFMSMTGG
- a CDS encoding molybdopterin oxidoreductase family protein, coding for MSYTSTASAPESSLEKGIETKNTTCYMCACRCGIRVTLRDGEVRYIQGNPDHPLNKGVICAKGSSGIMKQYSPARLTKPLRRREGADRGSSDFEVISWDEAFQIMEDRLRHLRETDPKKFALFTGRDQMQALTGMFARNFGTPNYAAHGGFCSVNMAAGMIYTIGGSFWEFGGPDLERSKLFLMFGTAEDHHSNPMKIELSKFKRSGGRFVSINPIRTGYSAIADEWVPIKPGTDGALLLAMIHEIIKTGLYDRDFLIQYSNSAQLINIDADSDEFGLLMRGEEFDEGKIHPHDEMWWDRTTNRAVQTHTENVDPVLLGEFRLDDGTPVKTAFQLLADRVKDYTPEWAADITGIPVDTIRRLSHEMGITARDEKIELPIAWTDTWGREHESVTGNPVSFHAMRGLAAHSNGFQTIRALSILMSILGTIDRPGGFRHKAPFPRPIPPCPKTPNGPHGVKPNTPLGGMPLGWPADPNDLFVDDNGEAVRIDKAFSWEYPLSVHGLMHNAITNAHRGDPYKIDTLMIFMANMAWNSSMNTSEVRKMLNDKEEDGEYKIPFLIVCDAFQSEMVAFADLVLPDTTYLERHDVMSMLDRPISEFDGPVDSVRIPVVPPKGQCKPFQEVLIELGSRLGFPAFTNKDGSRKFRDYPDFITNFETEPGSGIGFLAGWRGKSGEKSIRGEPNPKQWEMYEKNNCVFHYELPKSYQYMRNWNQGYLEWAQHHHLTRYTDPINIHIYSEVLQKFRLSAQGKYAGKQPPDRLRKRIETYFDPLPFYYEPLEAQLTDKHKYPLNALTQRPMAMYHSWDSQNAWLRQIHTHNYLHVNPKTAAAAGFDDGDWIWVESQWGKVRCMCRFSEAVEPGTVWTWNAIGKARGAWNLTPDANESQKGFLLNHLISEELPAHDAGQHLSNSDPITGQAGWYDVQVRVYKADPNEPEVTSPQFETMLPVPGQPERKSWLSYFAGKKPARLNIGKRK
- a CDS encoding 4Fe-4S dicluster domain-containing protein; translated protein: MTQLALVIDLNVCVGCHACVTSCKQWNTSGAAGSLMDDNPYGKDPTGTFFNRVQTYEVGEFPNTETIHFPKSCLHCEDPPCVPVCPTGASYKRAEDGIVLVDYDKCIGCKYCSWACPYGAREIDEKQKVMKKCTLCVDRIYDLTLPEAERKPACVLACPTSARLYGDVHDPESEVSRAICESGGYPLMPEWGTQPANHYLPRRKTRIKIHADELTRVDNPLKKDGHLPETDKNAPFLEDSTSW
- a CDS encoding D-hexose-6-phosphate mutarotase — translated: MPASLQSRFPHPNVRFSRHDQLVMIDIVNDFGSARLTPYGGTLLSYVPRGGVDTLWLSDTAVYDGSKPVRGGVPVCWPWFGAYDATAMGAHPSDKDKKGHGFARYEQWEIESVSDQPGGATQVVLCLSPNEAIARVWPYNFKLQLAVTLGEALHVELIGENLSDRDWNVSEALHTYFRVAEAEGLRLRGLEGIRYLDKLRDGAATQNSTLTITPPLDCVFLDHSGSVVIEDPGHGREIEMHKHNSHSTIVWNPGEQGAKAFADMPNDQYHAMLCVEAGNAFDNAYTLSAGASHRMAMTITTRAV
- a CDS encoding DmsC/YnfH family molybdoenzyme membrane anchor subunit encodes the protein MHPAFSVIFLTTLIGAGQGLFLALMTAETFSHLGALPLQDNAFYSTGSLLVLGFLVAGLAASFFHLGHPERAWRSAAMWRTSWLSREVIALPAFMGIVFVYALLHYLDWNPTVFGTTALPETGLTLLVGIIGVVLCFALFICTAMIYACLKFLQEWHTPLTAINYTLFGMSSGFTLATAYAAQYSSEVTGLFGTWAIILTLAALVTRSASLLRNRRIKHRSSLRTAIGVRHSKIQQKSQGAMGGSFNTREFFHGKSLAFVRSIKWIFLLLVFPLPLLLLGMGLNNDNPTLLLMAFAVQYVGLLAERWFFFAQANHPQNLYYQTI
- a CDS encoding substrate-binding domain-containing protein; this translates as MKNMNACLKGLAASFLMAAAVMQGVAQAADVAVIVNRSNPEALTIEQIKNIYSDRVTTWRSGQKIELYNLPDTQESREIFARNVLGMSGQASAAAESQRKTNNTLKNPSMTKRERLVVSIVAQKRNAIGYVPAYLVEDRKDIRVVKILKEAE
- a CDS encoding porin — translated: MFKKIMMPALAGLVLVPTLASSATVAELEERLLKLEDQSMVSAEGIYDINTRVENQMVISGYTDVEFISDSRAGTPDGFRLHHMSLFFEKNMGDKWRFFSEVEYEDAPKFEGTTNNVIKDADGKIFLEAVNMTYLWRQEANLRFGRMFTPAGIWSVDHYPTFVPTQERPQHIRAIFPQNVDGAQVFGTLGMGSSFLNYDAYVGNGRSDNAGKSDDNSTKAIGAKLSFLFPLLNHFELGSSYYTDAQDSKEGGEELTATGFHGKMKAGQATLQFEVANGEWETTEREGAYVQLMYDWDKYTFGVRADTYDEDSGNSASKSEITMNSVFANYHVNKDVTLKIEFHAVDNEDPVDEDYEKTIISVVGYLGN